From one Flavobacterium sp. N502536 genomic stretch:
- the lpdA gene encoding dihydrolipoyl dehydrogenase → MKYDVIVLGSGPGGYVTAIRASQLGFKVAVVEKENLGGVCLNWGCIPTKALLKSAQVFDYLKHASDYGLKVSEFDKDFPAVVQRSRGVAEGMSKGVQFLMKKNKIDVIEGFGKLKPGKKLDVTDKDNKVTEYSADHIIIATGARSRELPNLPQDGVKVIGYRQAMTLPTQPKSMIIVGSGAIGVEFAHFYNSMGTEVTIVEFMPNVVPVEDEDISKQFERSLKKAGIKIMTNSSVERIDTTGAGVKAFVKTAKGEEVLEADIVLSAVGIKTNIENIGLEEVGIAVDRDKILVNAYNATNIPGYYAIGDVTPGQALAHVASAEGINCVEKIAGLHVDPIDYGNVPGCTYATPEIASVGLTEKQAKEKGYELKIGKFPFSASGKAKAAGTPDGFVKVIFDAKYGEWLGCHMIGAGVTDMIAEAVVARKLETTGHEILKSIHPHPTMSEAVMEAVADAYGEVIHL, encoded by the coding sequence ATGAAATACGACGTTATTGTTTTAGGAAGTGGTCCCGGTGGATATGTAACAGCAATCAGAGCTTCACAATTAGGCTTTAAAGTAGCTGTAGTTGAAAAAGAAAACTTAGGTGGTGTATGTTTAAACTGGGGATGTATCCCAACAAAAGCATTATTAAAATCAGCTCAGGTTTTTGATTATCTAAAACATGCATCTGACTACGGATTGAAAGTTTCTGAGTTCGACAAAGATTTCCCGGCAGTGGTTCAACGTAGCCGTGGAGTTGCTGAAGGAATGAGCAAAGGAGTTCAGTTTTTGATGAAAAAGAACAAAATTGACGTTATCGAAGGTTTTGGAAAACTAAAACCAGGAAAAAAACTTGACGTTACAGACAAAGACAATAAAGTTACTGAATATAGCGCTGATCACATTATCATCGCAACCGGAGCTCGCTCTCGTGAGTTGCCAAACTTACCACAAGATGGTGTAAAAGTAATTGGTTACCGTCAGGCAATGACCTTACCAACACAACCAAAATCTATGATTATCGTAGGTTCTGGGGCAATTGGAGTTGAGTTTGCTCACTTCTACAACTCAATGGGAACTGAAGTTACTATTGTAGAATTTATGCCAAACGTTGTTCCTGTAGAAGACGAAGATATCTCAAAACAATTTGAGCGTTCTTTGAAAAAAGCCGGAATTAAAATCATGACTAACTCATCTGTTGAGCGTATTGACACAACTGGTGCAGGAGTTAAAGCATTTGTTAAAACTGCAAAAGGTGAAGAAGTTCTTGAAGCTGACATCGTACTTTCGGCAGTTGGAATTAAAACTAACATTGAAAACATCGGTTTAGAAGAAGTTGGAATCGCTGTTGACAGAGATAAAATCTTAGTAAACGCTTACAACGCAACTAATATTCCTGGATACTATGCAATTGGAGACGTTACTCCGGGACAAGCTTTGGCTCACGTAGCTTCTGCAGAAGGAATTAACTGTGTAGAAAAAATTGCAGGTTTACACGTAGACCCAATCGATTACGGAAACGTTCCTGGTTGTACCTATGCAACTCCTGAAATCGCTTCTGTAGGTTTAACTGAAAAACAAGCTAAGGAAAAAGGATACGAATTAAAAATTGGTAAATTCCCATTCTCAGCTTCAGGAAAAGCTAAAGCTGCCGGAACACCAGACGGATTCGTAAAAGTAATCTTTGATGCTAAATACGGAGAATGGTTAGGATGCCACATGATTGGTGCAGGTGTTACTGATATGATTGCTGAAGCAGTTGTAGCTCGTAAACTTGAAACTACAGGTCATGAAATCCTTAAATCGATCCACCCTCACCCAACCATGAGCGAGGCTGTTATGGAAGCTGTAGCAGATGCTTACGGCGAAGTAATTCACTTGTAA
- a CDS encoding NUMOD4 domain-containing protein gives MPQNRFYPNEEFKEIEINASLQLRYAISNKGRLISFSDEIQNGRILKGGLSDGYPTFRFKVKKDDKIVNKYLFLYKLVAHYFIPKESEEQTYVLHLDYNRSNDDVKNLCWATKAEMMAHSRKSPHVIQAKKNLIEHNLKADGRKLTTTKVMLIKKILARPEQKTRLKMIAKQFGVSEMQIRRIASGENWGHVKV, from the coding sequence ATGCCACAAAACAGATTTTATCCTAACGAAGAATTCAAAGAAATAGAAATAAACGCCTCATTACAACTTAGATATGCCATTTCAAACAAGGGCCGACTGATTAGTTTTTCAGATGAAATTCAAAACGGACGCATCCTGAAAGGCGGCTTAAGCGATGGTTATCCTACCTTTAGATTTAAGGTCAAAAAAGACGACAAAATTGTCAACAAATATCTTTTCCTGTACAAATTAGTCGCGCATTACTTCATCCCAAAAGAGTCCGAAGAACAAACTTATGTACTTCATCTGGATTACAACCGCAGCAACGATGATGTAAAAAATTTATGCTGGGCAACTAAAGCCGAAATGATGGCGCACAGCCGTAAAAGTCCGCATGTGATTCAGGCTAAAAAGAACCTGATCGAACACAATTTAAAAGCCGACGGAAGAAAATTAACCACCACCAAAGTCATGTTAATCAAAAAAATCCTCGCGCGTCCGGAACAAAAAACACGTCTGAAAATGATTGCCAAACAATTTGGCGTAAGCGAAATGCAGATACGACGTATCGCCAGCGGTGAAAACTGGGGACATGTTAAGGTGTAA